The DNA sequence TAGCCGCGAAAGACCGCAAAGATCGCAGAGAAACTGAACGAGCTCGCGAGTGAGGTTATCGGCGAACTCCTGGCCCCTTCACCGCGTTCAAGTTGCTCAAAGCCCTCGCGGGTTGACATTTAAAGAGCGGCGAGTCTTCGAGCTGTTTCCTGGATTGATTTCCAGGCTGCGCTGACATGCCGCGCTTCGGTATGGGTCTGTCCCACGCAAAACCTGAGTGTATAACGTCCATTCAGGATCGAATGGGTCAGGTACAGCTTGCCACTCCTATTCAGGCTTTCCAACAGGCGCCGGTTAAATTGGTCTCCAGCCCGATGGTCAAAGCACACCAGGTTCAACGGCGCTGGGGCCGGCAATTCAAAATCGGCCGAGGCCCGCACCCAACGCGCGAACTCCTGGGCCAGGGCGATATGGCGGCGGATGTGATACTGCAGCCCGGCCACTCCATAATGCCGGATAACAAACCAGAGCTTGAGCGCGCGAAAGCGCCGGCCCAGCGGCACCTGCCAATCCCGGTAGTCTATCCCTGATCCGCACGTAATTTTCTGAAAAGACGAA is a window from the Verrucomicrobiia bacterium genome containing:
- a CDS encoding pyridoxal-dependent decarboxylase, with product MRLEAVFSSFQKITCGSGIDYRDWQVPLGRRFRALKLWFVIRHYGVAGLQYHIRRHIALAQEFARWVRASADFELPAPAPLNLVCFDHRAGDQFNRRLLESLNRSGKLYLTHSILNGRYTLRFCVGQTHTEARHVSAAWKSIQETARRLAAL